From Ascochyta rabiei chromosome 12, complete sequence, the proteins below share one genomic window:
- a CDS encoding Type 1 phosphatases regulator ypi1 produces the protein MPDEPPRTAAPSRPTGSHTIEATRTPASSGLLRLRAAPDERRHIQWAADVVDNEGMGKKSSKVCCIYHAPREAGESSDESSDSSESSDDGDSDGEVDNSTARPSRKKLPPAHDHGEGCGHEHHHDHDRPVGEGSHKKGRKPKRAPSPNAYEKIPKTKK, from the exons ATGCCAGACGAACCCCCCCGCACCGCAGCGCCCTCGCGCCCCACCGGCAGCCACACGATCGAAGCCACGCGCACCCCCGCCTCGTCCGGCCTCCTGCGCCTGCGCGCCGCGCCCGACGAGCGCAGACACATCCAGTGGGCCGCCGACGTCGTGGACAACGAGGGCATGGGGAAGAAGAGCAGCAAAG TGTGCTGCATCTACCACGCCCCCCGCGAAGCCGGCGAGTCGAGCGATGAGTCGTCTGACAGCTCCGAGTCGTCTGACGATGGTGATTCAGATGGTGAGGTCGATAACAGCACCGCCCGTCCTAGTCGGAAGAAGCTACCGCCTGCCCACGACCACGGAGAGGGATGTGGGCATGAGCATCATCATGATCATGATCGTCCGGTGGGGGAGGGGAGCCATAAGAAGGGGAGGAAGCCGAAGCGTGCGCCGAGTCCGAATGCGTATGAGAAGATTCCCAAGACGAAGAAGTGA